Proteins from a genomic interval of Luteibacter pinisoli:
- a CDS encoding c-type cytochrome has translation MKRLYLYGLIAVAMCATTAHAEGDKTRGRQLVYTCQGCHGVPGYSNVYPSYHVPHIAGQNEQYIVNALKDYQKGFAAPGTGRRHPTMGAQAESLSDRDIADIAAYLSSLAK, from the coding sequence ATGAAGCGTCTGTATCTGTACGGTCTGATCGCTGTAGCTATGTGCGCCACCACGGCTCACGCCGAAGGGGACAAAACCAGGGGACGCCAGCTCGTCTATACCTGCCAGGGTTGCCACGGCGTGCCGGGCTATTCCAACGTCTACCCGTCGTACCACGTGCCGCACATTGCCGGCCAGAACGAGCAGTACATCGTTAATGCGTTGAAGGATTACCAGAAGGGCTTCGCCGCGCCTGGTACGGGCCGCAGGCATCCGACGATGGGCGCGCAGGCCGAAAGCCTGTCCGACCGCGACATCGCCGATATCGCCGCCTATCTCTCCAGTCTCGCCAAGTAA
- a CDS encoding multidrug resistance efflux transporter family protein, whose amino-acid sequence MRSTALKAVAIALLSALFFTLTYVLNRAVVSGGGHWQWAVVLRYLFTLPLLAVVLPFQGGLGRLPAEMRAHPRAWLGWSSVGFVLFGVPLTWAASSGPSWLIAGSFQMTVLAGPVMAPFIYRDERARWHGGALGIGALIVAGVMLLQFGNAHGSLDASAWLAAGAVVLAAFAYPLGNRKILLHLERTGTKLGPVQRVFGMTLASWPLWLVFAAVTWATIGPPTMHEALLAGGVALSSGVIATVLFFHATELVGRQPTALAAVEAMQAAELLFATVIGVTFLHESLPGVLSGVGALVIVVGILLFAWVSGREGHTDDLGDRGA is encoded by the coding sequence ATGCGTTCCACCGCCCTGAAGGCCGTGGCGATCGCGCTGCTGTCGGCGCTGTTCTTCACGCTCACCTATGTGCTCAACCGCGCCGTCGTCAGTGGTGGCGGCCACTGGCAGTGGGCGGTGGTCCTCCGTTACCTGTTCACGCTGCCCCTGTTGGCGGTGGTGCTGCCTTTCCAGGGTGGCCTGGGCCGGTTGCCTGCGGAGATGCGCGCGCACCCGCGTGCGTGGCTCGGGTGGAGTTCGGTCGGCTTCGTGCTGTTCGGTGTTCCGCTGACGTGGGCGGCAAGCAGCGGGCCGTCGTGGCTCATCGCCGGCAGCTTCCAGATGACCGTGCTGGCGGGGCCGGTGATGGCGCCGTTTATCTACCGCGACGAGCGCGCCCGCTGGCACGGCGGCGCGTTGGGTATCGGCGCGCTGATCGTGGCCGGCGTGATGCTGCTGCAGTTCGGCAACGCGCACGGCTCGCTTGATGCGTCCGCATGGCTTGCCGCGGGTGCGGTGGTGCTGGCGGCGTTTGCGTATCCCCTGGGCAACCGGAAGATCCTCCTCCACCTGGAGCGCACGGGCACGAAGCTGGGCCCGGTGCAGCGCGTGTTCGGGATGACCCTGGCGAGCTGGCCGCTGTGGCTCGTGTTCGCGGCGGTGACGTGGGCGACCATCGGGCCGCCGACGATGCATGAGGCGCTGCTCGCCGGTGGCGTGGCGCTGTCGTCCGGCGTCATTGCCACCGTGCTGTTCTTCCACGCCACCGAGCTCGTTGGCCGGCAGCCAACGGCGCTGGCCGCGGTGGAAGCGATGCAGGCGGCGGAGTTGCTGTTTGCCACGGTGATCGGGGTCACCTTCCTGCATGAATCCCTGCCGGGCGTGCTATCGGGCGTGGGCGCGCTGGTGATCGTCGTCGGCATCTTGCTGTTCGCCTGGGTGAGCGGGCGGGAAGGGCACACCGACGACCTGGGCGATCGCGGCGCTTGA
- a CDS encoding carbon-nitrogen hydrolase, producing MTRKTLKVALLQETDRGSRDANLDAIEAGLREAAKAGAELVLLQELHNGPYFCQRESVDVFDLAETIPGPGTDRIGKLAEELKLVVIASIFEKRATGLYHNTAVVFDRSAVIAGKYRKMHIPDDPAFYEKFYFTPGDLGFDPIQTSVGKLGVLVCWDQWYPEAARLMALAGADLLFYPTAIGWDPNDDDAEKARQREAWITVQRGHAVANGLPLLSCNRTGYEADPSNVGSGIQFWGSSFVAGPQGEFLAQAGTDGRELLIVDVDMERSEHVRRIWPFLRDRRIDAYGDLTKRYRD from the coding sequence ATGACCCGCAAGACCCTCAAGGTCGCCCTCCTCCAGGAAACCGACCGTGGCAGCCGCGACGCCAACCTCGATGCGATCGAGGCGGGCCTGCGCGAGGCCGCCAAGGCCGGTGCCGAGCTGGTGCTCCTGCAGGAGCTGCACAACGGCCCGTACTTCTGCCAGCGCGAAAGCGTCGACGTGTTCGACCTGGCGGAAACCATCCCGGGCCCGGGCACGGACCGCATCGGCAAGCTGGCCGAGGAGCTGAAGCTCGTCGTCATCGCGTCCATCTTCGAAAAGCGCGCCACCGGCCTGTACCACAACACCGCCGTGGTCTTTGACCGTTCCGCCGTCATCGCGGGCAAGTACCGCAAGATGCACATCCCGGACGATCCAGCGTTCTACGAGAAGTTCTATTTCACCCCTGGCGACCTGGGCTTCGATCCGATCCAGACCTCGGTCGGCAAGCTCGGCGTGCTCGTCTGCTGGGACCAGTGGTACCCGGAAGCCGCGCGCCTGATGGCGCTGGCCGGCGCGGACCTGCTGTTCTACCCGACGGCGATTGGCTGGGACCCGAACGACGACGACGCCGAGAAGGCTCGCCAGCGCGAGGCATGGATTACCGTGCAGCGCGGCCACGCCGTAGCCAACGGCCTGCCCCTGCTGTCGTGCAACCGCACCGGTTACGAGGCCGATCCGTCCAACGTCGGCAGCGGCATCCAGTTCTGGGGTTCCAGCTTCGTCGCCGGGCCGCAGGGTGAGTTCCTGGCCCAGGCCGGCACCGATGGCCGCGAGCTGCTCATCGTGGATGTCGACATGGAGCGCAGCGAGCACGTGCGCCGCATCTGGCCGTTCCTGCGCGACCGCCGCATCGACGCCTACGGCGACCTCACCAAGCGTTACCGCGACTAA
- a CDS encoding agmatine deiminase family protein, whose protein sequence is MTHTVSYRLPAEWEPQAGVLIAWPHADTDWADRLAAVETTYVALAAAVTRFEPLHIIVADGELRERARLAIEEAGADMARVHFIELPYDDTWLRDSGPITLTGPDGVLLNDYRFTGWGGKFGAEQDDAIIAGLLQRGVLSGLPHKRIDWALEGGGIESDGKGTILTTWKCLVQRHPDLSRESMTDILASTLHADRVLWLEHGYLEGDDTDAHIDTLARFSPDGGIVYQACDDASDLHFEELGQMAAELAELRSPEGKPYPLHPLPWAQPIVDEGRRLAASYANYLIVNGAVLVPAYGDRVDAEAARIIGLAHPGREVVQVPCRPLIWQNGSLHCITMQLPADIAK, encoded by the coding sequence ATGACCCACACCGTTTCTTACCGTCTTCCCGCCGAATGGGAGCCGCAAGCCGGCGTCCTTATCGCCTGGCCGCACGCGGACACCGACTGGGCCGACCGCCTGGCCGCGGTGGAGACCACGTACGTGGCGCTGGCGGCGGCGGTCACCCGCTTTGAACCGCTGCACATCATCGTGGCCGACGGCGAGCTGCGCGAGCGTGCGCGCCTGGCCATCGAAGAGGCCGGCGCCGACATGGCGCGCGTGCACTTCATCGAACTGCCCTACGACGACACCTGGCTGCGCGACTCCGGCCCGATCACCCTGACCGGCCCGGACGGCGTGCTCCTCAACGATTACCGCTTCACCGGCTGGGGCGGCAAGTTCGGCGCCGAGCAGGACGACGCGATCATCGCCGGCCTGCTCCAGCGCGGCGTGCTCTCGGGCCTGCCGCACAAGCGCATCGACTGGGCGCTGGAAGGCGGCGGTATCGAAAGCGACGGCAAGGGCACCATCCTCACCACGTGGAAGTGCCTGGTCCAGCGCCACCCGGACCTCTCGCGCGAATCCATGACCGACATCCTGGCCTCCACGCTGCACGCGGACCGCGTGCTGTGGCTGGAGCACGGTTACCTTGAAGGCGACGACACCGACGCCCATATCGATACGCTCGCGCGCTTCAGCCCGGACGGCGGCATCGTCTACCAGGCCTGCGACGACGCCAGCGACCTGCATTTCGAGGAACTGGGCCAGATGGCCGCGGAACTTGCCGAACTGCGTTCGCCGGAAGGCAAGCCGTACCCGTTGCACCCCTTGCCCTGGGCCCAGCCGATCGTCGACGAAGGACGCCGCCTCGCGGCCTCCTACGCGAACTACCTGATCGTCAACGGCGCGGTGCTGGTGCCGGCGTATGGCGACCGCGTCGACGCGGAAGCGGCCCGGATCATCGGGCTGGCCCACCCGGGCCGCGAAGTGGTGCAGGTGCCGTGCCGTCCGCTCATCTGGCAGAACGGCAGCCTGCACTGCATCACCATGCAGTTGCCCGCCGACATCGCCAAGTAA
- a CDS encoding phosphoglycerate mutase: protein MATVLNVLLPGRDKLSFVEAFNQWMARGTALPTATPGYLHALSECFRWPDGPLPAAALIRQSVAGDAGDGQWVCADPAWVQPELSGARLLGCGNLAVSSADAASMVDALRETFAEEGMNLFVGDPQHWQLKVPSYVQVPAFPEPEEALGADLFEQLPKGDEGRRWRALINEAQVVLHNHPANAARQRDGLPPVNSVWLWGAGALPEWVECGQSRIYSDDLLVWALGHKAGVDVQSRRVLAGAHPAHESKHAELLDLQDVQPHDFDRTWWPFLQARLEAGTELRLAFADGRRHVVRKAHRLRFWRKAGA from the coding sequence ATGGCCACCGTGCTGAATGTGCTGCTGCCCGGACGCGACAAGCTCAGCTTTGTCGAGGCGTTCAACCAGTGGATGGCCCGCGGCACCGCGTTGCCCACGGCGACGCCCGGCTACCTGCACGCGCTCTCGGAATGCTTCCGCTGGCCGGACGGCCCGCTGCCCGCCGCCGCGCTGATTCGCCAGAGCGTTGCCGGTGATGCGGGCGATGGGCAGTGGGTTTGCGCGGACCCCGCATGGGTGCAACCCGAACTCAGCGGTGCGCGGTTGCTCGGCTGCGGCAACCTTGCCGTCAGCAGTGCCGACGCGGCCAGCATGGTCGATGCGCTGCGCGAGACGTTCGCGGAAGAGGGCATGAACCTCTTCGTGGGCGACCCGCAGCACTGGCAGCTCAAGGTACCGAGCTACGTGCAGGTGCCCGCCTTCCCCGAACCGGAGGAAGCGCTGGGCGCGGACCTGTTCGAGCAATTGCCGAAGGGTGACGAGGGTCGCCGCTGGCGCGCCCTGATCAACGAAGCGCAGGTGGTACTGCATAACCACCCCGCCAATGCGGCGCGCCAGCGTGACGGCCTGCCGCCGGTGAACAGCGTCTGGCTGTGGGGCGCGGGCGCGTTGCCGGAGTGGGTGGAATGCGGCCAGTCGCGCATCTACAGCGACGACCTGCTGGTCTGGGCCCTGGGCCATAAAGCTGGCGTCGACGTACAGAGCCGCCGCGTGCTTGCCGGCGCGCACCCGGCGCACGAATCCAAACACGCCGAACTCCTCGACTTGCAGGATGTTCAACCGCACGACTTCGACCGCACCTGGTGGCCCTTCCTTCAGGCACGCCTCGAAGCCGGTACCGAACTCCGCCTCGCCTTCGCCGACGGCCGCCGCCATGTCGTGCGCAAGGCGCATCGCCTGCGCTTCTGGCGCAAGGCCGGGGCATGA
- a CDS encoding MFS transporter, with product MDGSSPATPAVLDRRIRHGTPAFRRTNLALFSSGFATFGLLYCVQPLMPALSRDFGVDAATSSLSLSLTTAVMAVGMLFAGVISDAFGRKPIMLASLLASSLLVLLTAVSPSWTLLLAARALLGVTLAGLPAVAMTYLSEEVHGESLGFAMGLYIGGNAIGGMSGRLISGFTADHASWRVAVAVIGALGLLAAFLVAKGLPPSLHFEKRRAQPRALLPVFGTLLKDKGLPWLFAEGFLLMGAFVTIYNYVSYRLLAPPFSLSQSHVGAIFMVYLIGVGASAWMGSLAGKLGRGKVMWTALVLMLAGVALTASTSLPAIVAGIALITFGFFGGHSIASGWVGLRANGAKAHASSMYLFSYYMGSSIAGSVGGLAWTHFSWAGVATYVAALVIAGFAISLKLRLLKPQK from the coding sequence GTGGACGGCTCGTCACCCGCTACGCCGGCGGTGCTCGATCGGCGTATTCGCCACGGCACGCCGGCGTTCCGGCGCACCAATCTCGCCTTGTTCTCCTCGGGTTTCGCGACATTCGGCCTGCTGTATTGCGTGCAGCCGCTGATGCCGGCGCTGTCTCGCGACTTTGGCGTGGATGCGGCCACCAGTTCGCTGTCACTGTCGCTGACCACGGCGGTGATGGCGGTGGGCATGCTGTTCGCCGGCGTCATCTCCGACGCGTTCGGTCGCAAGCCCATCATGCTGGCATCGCTGCTGGCCTCGTCGCTGCTGGTGCTGCTGACGGCGGTGTCGCCGAGCTGGACCTTGCTGCTTGCGGCGCGCGCCTTGCTCGGCGTGACGCTGGCGGGCCTACCTGCGGTGGCGATGACCTACCTCAGCGAAGAAGTGCACGGGGAATCGCTAGGTTTCGCGATGGGCCTCTACATCGGCGGCAACGCGATTGGCGGCATGAGCGGCCGGCTGATTTCAGGCTTCACCGCTGACCATGCGTCGTGGCGCGTTGCCGTCGCCGTCATTGGCGCGCTTGGCCTGCTTGCCGCGTTCCTCGTCGCCAAGGGCCTTCCGCCGTCCCTGCACTTTGAGAAACGCCGTGCCCAGCCGCGCGCGTTGCTGCCCGTCTTCGGCACCCTGCTGAAGGACAAGGGGCTGCCCTGGCTGTTCGCCGAAGGGTTCCTGCTGATGGGTGCGTTCGTCACCATCTACAACTACGTGTCGTATCGCCTGCTGGCGCCGCCGTTTTCACTGTCGCAATCACACGTCGGTGCCATTTTCATGGTGTACCTGATCGGCGTCGGCGCATCGGCGTGGATGGGATCGCTGGCTGGCAAGCTCGGTCGTGGCAAGGTGATGTGGACGGCACTGGTGTTGATGCTCGCCGGCGTGGCGCTTACGGCCAGCACATCACTGCCGGCCATCGTGGCAGGCATCGCGCTGATCACGTTCGGCTTCTTCGGCGGCCACTCCATCGCCAGCGGCTGGGTGGGCCTGCGCGCGAACGGCGCCAAGGCGCATGCCTCGTCGATGTACCTGTTCTCGTACTACATGGGCTCCAGCATTGCGGGCTCGGTGGGCGGCCTGGCCTGGACGCACTTCAGCTGGGCGGGCGTGGCGACGTACGTGGCAGCGTTGGTCATCGCCGGCTTCGCGATCTCGCTCAAGCTGCGCTTACTGAAGCCCCAGAAATGA
- the recJ gene encoding single-stranded-DNA-specific exonuclease RecJ, which produces MKSWRQRRVDVAPNGWPAHIHPVIQRLYAARGVSTPDGAEHRLARLHSPALLGGMDRAVALLIDAIDRHQRIVIAGDYDCDGATGAAVAERGLRLLGATHVSHVVPNRFVHGYGLSEALVASLDPTPDLIVTVDNGVASVAGVAAARARGVRVLITDHHLPGDTLPEADAMVNPNLHGDGFPSKALAGVGVMFYLLLAVRAAMRDAGRFPDGEPDLSALLDLVALGTVADLVPLDYNNRVLVDAGLKRMRAGKACAGITALIEASNRSVSTVTATDLAFAIGPRLNAAGRLEDMALGVACLLTDDTAIARRYAEQLSAINQERREMQAGMVDEAESMVARAAHVDAVGVALFDPGWHPGIVGLVASKLKEKLHRPVMAFAPAGDESDELRGSARSIPGFHIRDALAEIDAKHPGLILRFGGHAMAAGLSMQAAEFPRFAAIFDAIARAHLDDERLQALIQTDGELDYRDHTLDLARQLRFAGPWGQAFPAPLFENIFECASWKPMGTKHLRFQLRHTQGGAPLDAVMFSCYDGTPPPPRFRAAYELTVNDWQGRESVRLLITHLEAV; this is translated from the coding sequence ATGAAAAGCTGGCGCCAGCGCCGGGTCGATGTCGCTCCCAACGGTTGGCCGGCGCACATCCACCCGGTGATCCAGCGCCTCTACGCCGCCCGCGGCGTGAGCACGCCGGACGGCGCCGAACACCGCCTCGCCCGTCTGCATTCGCCCGCGCTCTTGGGCGGCATGGATCGCGCCGTCGCCTTGCTGATCGACGCCATCGACCGCCACCAGCGCATCGTCATTGCCGGTGATTACGACTGCGATGGCGCCACCGGCGCGGCCGTGGCCGAGCGCGGCCTTCGACTGCTTGGCGCAACGCACGTCAGCCACGTGGTGCCCAACCGCTTCGTCCATGGCTATGGCCTGAGTGAAGCGCTGGTGGCGTCGCTCGATCCGACGCCCGATCTCATCGTTACCGTGGATAACGGCGTGGCCAGCGTCGCTGGCGTGGCCGCCGCGCGTGCGCGTGGCGTGCGCGTGCTGATCACCGACCATCATCTGCCCGGCGATACGCTGCCCGAGGCGGATGCGATGGTGAACCCCAACCTCCATGGCGACGGCTTCCCCAGCAAGGCGCTGGCGGGCGTGGGCGTCATGTTCTACCTGCTGCTGGCCGTGCGCGCTGCGATGCGCGACGCCGGACGCTTCCCGGATGGCGAACCGGACCTCAGTGCACTGCTTGATCTCGTCGCGCTGGGCACCGTCGCGGACCTGGTGCCGCTGGATTACAACAATCGTGTTCTCGTCGATGCGGGCCTGAAACGCATGCGCGCCGGCAAGGCGTGTGCCGGCATCACGGCGCTCATCGAAGCGAGCAACCGCTCGGTATCGACGGTGACGGCCACCGACCTCGCCTTCGCCATCGGCCCGCGCCTCAACGCCGCCGGCCGGCTCGAAGACATGGCCCTCGGCGTCGCCTGCCTGCTTACCGACGACACCGCCATCGCGCGTCGTTACGCCGAGCAGCTCAGCGCCATCAACCAGGAACGCCGCGAGATGCAGGCGGGCATGGTGGACGAGGCGGAATCCATGGTGGCGCGCGCCGCGCACGTGGATGCCGTGGGCGTGGCCCTGTTCGATCCGGGCTGGCATCCGGGCATCGTTGGCCTGGTCGCGTCAAAGCTGAAAGAGAAGCTGCATCGTCCGGTGATGGCCTTCGCGCCGGCGGGTGATGAGTCCGACGAGCTGCGCGGTTCCGCGCGTTCGATTCCCGGCTTCCATATCCGCGATGCGCTGGCGGAAATCGACGCGAAGCATCCTGGCCTGATCCTGCGTTTCGGCGGCCACGCGATGGCCGCGGGCCTGAGCATGCAGGCCGCCGAGTTCCCGCGCTTCGCCGCGATCTTCGACGCCATCGCCCGCGCGCACCTCGACGACGAACGCCTCCAGGCCCTCATCCAGACCGACGGTGAACTCGACTACCGCGACCATACCCTCGACCTGGCCAGGCAGCTTCGCTTCGCCGGCCCGTGGGGCCAGGCATTTCCCGCGCCGCTGTTCGAGAACATCTTCGAATGCGCGTCGTGGAAGCCGATGGGCACGAAGCATCTCCGCTTCCAGCTGCGCCACACCCAGGGCGGCGCACCACTGGATGCCGTGATGTTCAGCTGCTACGACGGCACGCCCCCGCCGCCACGGTTCCGCGCGGCGTACGAGCTGACGGTGAATGACTGGCAGGGCAGGGAAAGCGTGCGGTTGTTGATTACGCACCTCGAAGCGGTGTAA
- a CDS encoding TraB/GumN family protein encodes MQPAEHDAALPQALEGQPIERMTRDGVDYVILGTAHVSRVSVEAVNTLLATEHFDAVAVELCASRAHGIRDPEAFKQMDLFQVIRQGKAGMVAASLVLGSFQKRLAAQYGIEPGAEMKAAMDGADARGIPVWLVDREVGTTLKRAWRSVGFFQRFGLMAGMLGSVFEREDIAEADIEKLKQSDLLESAFSDFAKDSAPLYRALIAERDEFMAAKLRENGHQMDPAAPSRKVLVVIGAGHLKGMSAELASQDGDARGIADELAVTPPAAKWPKFLAVGIVLAIFAVIGYAFYRNPSLGKDALLNWVLLTGGLSALGALIAGGHPLSIIAAFVAGPVKPFRPGIPSGAVSAMVEAWIRKPRVVDFEQLRDDITHWTGWWKNRVARTLLNFFLVCLGTIVGEYIAGIHIIRSLF; translated from the coding sequence ATGCAGCCTGCCGAGCACGACGCCGCACTTCCCCAGGCCCTGGAAGGCCAGCCCATCGAGCGCATGACGCGTGACGGGGTCGATTACGTCATCCTTGGCACCGCGCATGTCTCGCGGGTGAGCGTCGAGGCGGTGAACACGCTGCTCGCCACCGAGCACTTCGATGCCGTCGCCGTGGAGCTGTGCGCCAGCCGCGCGCACGGCATCCGCGACCCGGAAGCATTCAAGCAGATGGACCTGTTCCAGGTCATCCGCCAGGGCAAGGCCGGCATGGTGGCGGCGAGCCTCGTGCTCGGTTCCTTCCAGAAACGCCTGGCCGCGCAGTACGGCATCGAGCCGGGCGCGGAGATGAAGGCCGCGATGGACGGCGCTGATGCCCGCGGCATTCCCGTGTGGCTGGTGGATCGCGAGGTGGGCACCACGCTCAAGCGCGCCTGGCGCAGCGTCGGCTTCTTCCAGCGCTTTGGCCTGATGGCCGGCATGCTCGGCAGCGTGTTCGAACGCGAGGACATCGCCGAAGCCGACATCGAAAAGCTGAAGCAGTCCGACCTGCTGGAAAGCGCCTTCAGCGATTTCGCGAAGGACTCGGCACCGCTGTACCGCGCGCTGATTGCCGAGCGCGACGAATTCATGGCGGCGAAGCTGCGCGAGAACGGCCACCAGATGGACCCCGCCGCCCCTAGCCGCAAGGTGCTTGTGGTGATCGGCGCCGGCCACCTGAAGGGGATGAGCGCCGAGCTCGCGAGCCAGGACGGTGACGCCCGCGGCATCGCCGACGAGCTCGCCGTGACGCCGCCCGCGGCGAAGTGGCCAAAATTCCTGGCCGTCGGCATCGTGCTGGCGATCTTCGCCGTCATTGGCTACGCGTTCTACCGCAACCCGAGCCTGGGCAAGGATGCGCTGCTGAACTGGGTACTGCTCACCGGTGGCCTTTCCGCCCTGGGCGCACTGATCGCGGGCGGGCATCCGCTGAGCATCATCGCGGCGTTTGTCGCCGGCCCGGTGAAGCCGTTCCGCCCCGGCATTCCGTCGGGTGCGGTGAGCGCGATGGTCGAGGCGTGGATCCGCAAGCCGCGCGTCGTGGACTTCGAACAGCTGCGCGACGACATCACGCACTGGACGGGCTGGTGGAAGAACCGCGTGGCCCGCACCCTGCTGAACTTCTTCCTGGTTTGCCTTGGCACGATCGTGGGCGAGTACATCGCCGGCATCCACATCATCCGCAGCCTGTTCTGA
- a CDS encoding nuclear transport factor 2 family protein, whose protein sequence is MHSLIRIVVVSMALLPCFAMADSAEQEVTRLEDAWRTARIHGDTAFLERVYARDLEIGTMDGNAVPRDQDIALFASGDIKPKFIDHGPLRIQVSGDTAVVSGVDHLGGTYKGHYGEMSIRFTNVWLRHAGQWQLIASQNTRVQEKPH, encoded by the coding sequence ATGCATTCGCTTATCCGGATCGTTGTTGTCTCCATGGCGCTCCTGCCATGCTTCGCCATGGCCGATTCCGCCGAGCAGGAAGTCACCCGGCTTGAGGACGCGTGGCGCACGGCGCGCATCCATGGCGACACGGCCTTTCTCGAACGCGTCTACGCCAGGGATCTGGAGATAGGCACGATGGATGGCAATGCGGTGCCCCGCGACCAGGACATTGCGTTGTTCGCGAGTGGCGATATCAAGCCGAAATTCATTGACCATGGACCTCTGCGAATCCAGGTCAGCGGCGACACGGCGGTGGTTTCAGGCGTTGATCATCTCGGTGGTACGTACAAGGGCCACTACGGCGAAATGTCGATCCGGTTTACCAACGTATGGCTACGTCATGCGGGCCAATGGCAGCTCATCGCGTCCCAGAACACGCGCGTGCAGGAAAAGCCGCACTAA
- a CDS encoding ABC-F family ATP-binding cassette domain-containing protein, translating into MISFRRLALRRGTRTLLDNMDLTIQTGWSLAVIGRNGCGKSTLFAALKGELEPEKGDLDMPSKVRMASVAQETPALPDAAIDYVLGGDVEVAAALKAEQDAYDSGDLEAVAMAHLRIEEVNGYDGRARAGRLLHGLGFSPDTHEQAVASFSGGWRVRLNLARALMAPSDLLLLDEPTNHLDLDAVLWLEEWLRRYQGTLLIISHDREFLDAVTTHTMHLHDGTAKLYTGNYSQFERQRAEHLRQQQIAHVREQAERAHLQSFIDRFKAKASKAKQAQSRMKRLEKMSGTEAVRAERPFSFSFPKPDRLPTSMLRLDHVDAGYGDRVVLKDIAFGLETGDRIGLLGPNGAGKSTMVKSLVGELEPMAGERAFHKDTKIGYFAQHTVESLHDGWSAFDHLQEKAPNAGQQVLRDYLGTWNFPADRVFEHVDAFSGGERARLALALIAWDKPNLLLLDEPTNHLDLDMREALADALSDFDGALVLVSHDRHLLGMVCDEFWRVADGDVSPFDGDLDDYAKWLRTRATTRKTAAVASAPQDAPVKENNAKEKRKLSNEDREKEKVVRARVKKIESLVEGMDKELQGIESKLADPAVYGGPTAELARLGQRQAELRGEKESLEFEWMELLEQIEA; encoded by the coding sequence ATGATCTCGTTTCGTCGTCTCGCCCTGCGCCGGGGCACCCGTACCCTGCTCGATAACATGGACCTCACCATCCAGACCGGATGGAGCCTGGCCGTCATCGGCCGCAACGGCTGTGGCAAATCCACCCTGTTCGCCGCGCTCAAGGGCGAGCTGGAGCCCGAGAAGGGCGACCTCGACATGCCGTCGAAGGTACGCATGGCCTCGGTGGCCCAGGAAACCCCGGCGCTGCCCGATGCCGCGATCGACTACGTGCTGGGCGGGGACGTGGAAGTGGCCGCGGCCCTGAAAGCCGAGCAGGATGCGTATGACTCCGGGGATCTCGAAGCCGTGGCCATGGCCCACCTGCGCATCGAAGAGGTCAACGGGTACGACGGCCGCGCCCGCGCTGGCCGCCTGCTGCACGGCCTGGGTTTCTCGCCGGATACCCACGAGCAAGCCGTGGCCTCGTTCTCCGGTGGCTGGCGCGTGCGCCTGAACCTGGCTCGCGCGCTGATGGCGCCGTCCGACCTGCTGCTGCTCGATGAGCCTACCAACCATCTCGACCTCGATGCCGTGCTCTGGCTGGAAGAATGGCTGCGCCGCTACCAGGGCACGCTGCTGATCATTTCGCATGACCGCGAGTTCCTCGACGCGGTCACCACGCACACGATGCACCTGCACGACGGCACCGCGAAGCTGTACACCGGCAACTACTCGCAGTTCGAGCGCCAGCGTGCCGAACACCTGCGCCAGCAGCAGATCGCGCACGTGCGCGAACAGGCGGAGCGTGCGCACCTGCAGTCCTTCATCGACCGCTTCAAGGCCAAGGCCAGCAAGGCCAAGCAGGCGCAGTCGCGCATGAAACGCCTGGAAAAGATGAGCGGGACCGAGGCCGTCCGCGCCGAGCGTCCCTTCAGCTTCAGCTTCCCCAAGCCGGACCGCCTGCCCACGTCCATGCTGCGCCTGGACCACGTGGATGCCGGTTATGGCGATCGCGTGGTGCTGAAGGACATCGCCTTCGGCCTGGAAACCGGCGATCGCATCGGCCTGCTCGGCCCGAACGGCGCGGGTAAGTCCACCATGGTGAAGTCGCTGGTGGGTGAGCTTGAGCCGATGGCCGGCGAGCGCGCGTTCCACAAGGACACGAAGATCGGCTACTTCGCCCAGCACACGGTGGAGAGCCTGCACGACGGCTGGAGCGCGTTCGACCACCTGCAGGAAAAGGCGCCGAACGCCGGCCAGCAGGTGCTGCGTGACTACCTGGGCACGTGGAATTTCCCCGCCGACCGCGTGTTCGAGCATGTCGATGCGTTCTCTGGCGGCGAGCGCGCGCGCCTGGCGCTGGCGCTGATCGCGTGGGACAAGCCGAACCTCCTGCTGCTCGACGAGCCGACCAACCATCTTGACCTGGACATGCGCGAAGCGCTGGCCGATGCGCTGTCGGACTTCGACGGCGCGCTCGTCCTCGTCTCGCATGACCGCCACCTGCTCGGCATGGTCTGCGACGAGTTCTGGCGCGTGGCCGATGGCGACGTCAGCCCGTTCGACGGCGACCTCGACGACTACGCCAAGTGGCTGCGCACGCGCGCCACCACGCGCAAGACCGCCGCCGTCGCGTCGGCGCCGCAGGATGCGCCGGTAAAGGAGAACAACGCGAAGGAGAAGCGCAAGCTCTCCAACGAGGATCGCGAGAAGGAGAAAGTGGTGCGTGCCCGCGTGAAGAAAATCGAATCGCTGGTCGAGGGCATGGACAAGGAACTGCAGGGCATCGAGTCGAAGCTCGCCGATCCGGCCGTCTATGGCGGTCCTACCGCCGAGCTGGCACGCCTTGGCCAGCGCCAGGCCGAACTGCGCGGCGAGAAGGAATCGCTCGAGTTCGAATGGATGGAACTGCTCGAGCAGATCGAGGCCTGA